tagtaaataaccaatagcggaacctggatgctcatattggctcctacatattctacaaagatctttatcggtcaaaccgcataacaacatacgttgttccctttgtcgtcggtatgttgcttgcccgagattcgatcgtcggtatcaccatacctagttcaatctcgttaccggcaagtctctttactcgttccataatgcatcatcccgtaactaactcattagtcacattgcttgcaaggcttatagtgatgagcattaccgagagggcccaaagatacctctccgatacacggagtgacaaatcctaatcttgatctatgccaacccaacaaacaccttcggagacacctgtagagcacctttataatcacccatttacgttgtgacctttgatagcacacaaggcattcctccggtattcgggagttgcataatctcatagtcagaggaacatgtataagtcatgaagaaagcaatagcaataaaactaaacgatcattatgctaagctaacggatgggtgttgtccatcacatcattctctaatgatgtgatctcattcatcaaatgacaacacatgtctatggctaggaaacttaaccatctttgattaacgagctagtcaagtagaggcatactagggacactctgtttgtctatgtattcacacatgtactaactttccggttaatacaattctagcatgaataataaatatttatcatgatataaggaaatataaataacaactttattattgcctctagggcatatttccttcatagcCTACCCTAAAATAGTGGTCCTCGACCCCTCGACAACAACACAACCATATAGACCCTACCCCAAAATAAGGGTCGTCGACCCCTCGACAACTACCCGACCTAGCCTACCCTAAAATAGTGGTCACCAACCCCTCAACAACAACCCAACCATATAAACGGATAAACCTTACCCCAAAATAGGGGTCATCGACCCCTCGACAAAAAACCAACCATATAAACCCTACCCCAAAATAGGGGTCGTCGGCCCCTCGACAACAACCCAACCATATAAACCCTACCCCAAAATAGGGGTCCTCGAACCCTCGACAACAACCCAACCATATAAACCCTACCCCATAATAGGAGTCATTGACCCCTCGACAACAACCCAACCATATAAACCCTACCCCAAAATAGGGGTCATCGACCCCTCGACAACTACCCAACCATATAGACCCTACCCTAAAATAGTGGTCATCGACCCCTCAACAACAACCCAACCTACCCTACCCTACAATAGGGGTCATCGACCCCTCGACAACAACCCAACCTACCCTACCCCAAATAATGGTCATCGGACTCTCGACAACAACCCGACCATCTAAACACTATGAATAGCATAATTCTATTACTCACAACATGTCTCATGTGTCAAAAATATGGCACTTTCATCAAACACAAAATAGGTAGAAATAAGGCATTAATAGCATAATCCAGTAACATAATTAAATTCAGTAGAAGCACAAATTTCAGTACAAATGTCTTGCAATTTTTAGCGATATAAATAGAAGATACTAGTACAACAACATTAAATCATTCATCAACTATCTCCTTGATCTTCCTGATCTTCCCCTTGGTGGCCTCCTTCTCTTTGAATAGATCACCTATGATGTACTCCAGGTGCCTTTTCTCTTGCTTGAACTTCTCCCTCTCCTCCAACAAATTGTCCCTCTCCTGCTTGATCTGGTCCATCTCCTGCAGCAGCTTCACCTTCTCTAGCTTCTCTTGGTCTCTCTCTTTCTCTGCTTTGGCCCTTAGCACCTGATGGATGTTAGTGTCTGCTTTGACAACCAACTTATTTTTCTCAAGCTCTTCCTTCAGGTGACTAAGAGCTATCTGTGCATTGCCTAACTGGGCAATTGCATCCTCCTTGTCAGCCACCATTTTAGCAAAGTTAACTTTAAAGAACCTCAGGTCATTTTCCATCTTCCTCTTATATTCCAGTACCTTGCAGACTTCTTCAGCATTAACTACATTCTGTCTCAACCTCTCGGTCACCTCCTCCTCATACATAGTCCAGATCCTAGCTAAAGCTTGCTTCAATGGGATTGGCCACTCATAATCAAACCATTCCACATACTTGCACTTAGGTCCATCCTATGAATGTGTGAAAAAGGAAATAACATTAAACCAATGCAGAACCAATTTAGTGAAAACAATGCAAAACCACTTAACCAATTTAATTGTGCTAATGTTCTACTTGTAGAAATATAAGATAGAGCTAAAATATAAGAGCCTTAAAATTTTATATCAAGACTAATGGACGGAGCATAAAAAACTGCCTCCCTACTTATGTCAAGAATTATGAGCAAAACATTACACTTTTAACATCCTGATTGCAGACCTAATTCTATCAGTCAACTAAGAAGATAACAATTCATAGATTCCACAAAATCACTAAAACAACTAAGCAATAAAATTTGTACACTTTAACACCTAATTGCACTACTAGGTTACCTTTTTTGCACAGCCTAGAAACCTCCTGCCACTATTAGTGGATTCAAACGCCACCAACTTTTCACAGGGGGCTCGATGCTCACAACGTGCAGGATGATTCAGAGCCAGGCCGCTCCATTTCGTGCACTCCATGGGCACATGTGGCTAAACATAAGGAAAATGAGTTCAATTTCTACCGGGAACAGATATTCCCCTTTCTCCCTAGAACCACAACCCTAGATGCACATGAGCAGAAGCTAACCTGGGTCACACAATTATCGCCAGACGACGAGGACGAGT
The sequence above is a segment of the Aegilops tauschii subsp. strangulata cultivar AL8/78 chromosome 6, Aet v6.0, whole genome shotgun sequence genome. Coding sequences within it:
- the LOC120966280 gene encoding uncharacterized protein — translated: MVSWSDGFDSSSSSGDNCVTQPHVPMECTKWSGLALNHPARCEHRAPCEKLVAFESTNSGRRFLGCAKKDGPKCKYVEWFDYEWPIPLKQALARIWTMYEEEVTERLRQNVVNAEEVCKVLEYKRKMENDLRFFKVNFAKMVADKEDAIAQLGNAQIALSHLKEELEKNKLVVKADTNIHQVLRAKAEKERDQEKLEKVKLLQEMDQIKQERDNLLEEREKFKQEKRHLEYIIGDLFKEKEATKGKIRKIKEIVDE